From a single Brassica napus cultivar Da-Ae chromosome C9, Da-Ae, whole genome shotgun sequence genomic region:
- the LOC106417113 gene encoding uncharacterized protein LOC106417113, with product MIKIMKLFALTMVVTLLLLASGLAQARTEPIQTDSNPIHIPPSFPTEPFPPPKPNQDEKISVEQFPIPIPKNCPPGFPGCPPASS from the coding sequence ATGATTAAGATCATGAAGCTCTTTGCACTAACAATGGTAGTTACACTGCTTCTTCTTGCATCTGGTCTTGCCCAAGCTAGGACCGAGCCTATTCAAACCGACTCTAATCCAATCCATATACCACCCTCCTTCCCAACCGAGCCATTTCCTCCTCCAAAACCAAACCAGGATGAAAAGATATCAGTGGAGCAGTTCCCAATCccaattccaaaaaattgtCCGCCGGGCTTCCCTGGATGCCCACCAGCAAGTtcttaa
- the LOC106418612 gene encoding PHD finger protein ALFIN-LIKE 6: MEVITHPTPRTVDEVFTDFRGRRAGLIKALTTDMVKFYQTCDPEKENLCLYGLPNETWEVNLPVEEVPPELPEPALGINFARDGMQEKDWVSLVAVHSDSWLLSVAFYFGARFGFGKNERKKLFQMINELPTIFEIVTGNAKQSKDLSGNNNTSSKSKSNGLKVPKMSSPPPKEEDESEDEDEDDEQGAVCGACGDSDGTDEFWICCDACEKWFHGKCVKITPAKAEHIKHYKCPSCSNKRARP; encoded by the exons ATGGAGGTAATCACTCATCCAACACCTCGAACTGTCGATGAGGTCTTTACTGACTTCAGAGGTCGACGAGCTGGTCTTATCAAGGCTCTCACCACCG ATATGGTGAAGTTTTACCAAACGTGCGATCCTG AGAAAGAGAACTTGTGCCTCTATGGACTTCCTAATGAGACATGGGAGGTTAATCTTCCCGTCGAGGAAGTTCCTCCTGAGCTTCCTGAACCTGCTTTAGGCATCAATTTCGCTAGAGACGGGATGCAAGAAAAGGACTGGGTGTCTCTGGTCGCTGTTCACAGTGATTCCTGGCTGCTTTCTGTTGCCTTCTACTTTGGTGCACGTTTTGGGTTTGGTAAGAATGAGAG GAAGAAGCTCTTCCAGATGATAAACGAGCTCCCAACCATTTTCGAGATTGTAACGGGCAATGCAAAGCAATCCAAGGATCTATCTGGTAACAACAACACCAGTAGCAAAAGCAAATCCAACGGCttgaag GTACCAAAGATGTCATCTCCACCGcctaaagaagaagatgagagtgAGGACGAGGATGAAGACGATGAACAAGGTGCGGTGTGTGGCGCCTGTGGAGACAGTGACGGTACAGATGAGTTCTGGATCTGCTGTGACGCCTGCGAGAAGTGGTTCCATGGGAAATGTGTGAAGATAACACCTGCTAAGGCAGAACACATCAAGCACTACAAATGCCCAAGCTGCAGTAACAAGAGAGCCAGGCCTTGA